From Primulina tabacum isolate GXHZ01 chromosome 2, ASM2559414v2, whole genome shotgun sequence, one genomic window encodes:
- the LOC142537304 gene encoding uncharacterized protein LOC142537304 codes for MDIQLSIGSIYSHHLWISPRNQTIVKPFCSTRSSPQPNGDNNGSKGDKFSTDWDKAWSKFKKQGKKTLFSDFSPDKYVSWNPRRSEFPLSEEVDPIKRTERSNLRLWTSPSFTLVGAIVIVTFLLVYTILAPVK; via the exons ATGGATATTCAACTTTCGATCGGAAGCATTTATTCCCATCATTTATGGATTTCCCCAAGAAATCAAACAATTGTCAAGCCTTTCTGCTCAACGAGGTCATCACCCCAGCCGAATGGCGACAATAATGGCAGTAAAG GTGATAAGTTCTCAACTGATTGGGACAAAGCTTGGTCCAAATTCAAAAAGCAAGGGAAAAAGACACTTTTCTCAGATTTCTCACCTGACAAGTATGTAAGCTGGAATCCTAGGCGCTCTGAATTCCCATTATCGGAGGAGGTTGATCCCATCAAAAGAACGGAGAGGTCAAATCTCAGGTTATGGACCAGTCCGAGTTTTACTCTTGTAGGAGCCATTGTCATTGTTACTTTTCTTTTGGTGTACACAATTCTAGCACCAGTTAAGTAA
- the LOC142537305 gene encoding small ribosomal subunit protein uS12, whose translation MGKTRGMGAGRKLKSHRRRQRWADKAYKKSHLGNEWKKPFAGSSHAKGIVLEKIGIEAKQPNSAIRKCARVQLIKNGKKIAAFVPNDGCLNYIEENDEVLIAGFGRKGHAVGDIPGVRFKVVKVSGVSLLALFKEKKEKPRS comes from the exons GAAGACACGTGGCATGGGAGCTGGTCGTAAGCTCAAGTCCCACCGCAGAAGGCAGAGGTGGGCTGACAAGGCCTACAAGAAATCTCACCTGGGGAACGAATGGAAGAAACCGTTTGCTGGATCATCTCATGCGAAGGGAATTGTTCTCGAGAAAAT TGGCATTGAAGCTAAGCAGCCGAACTCTGCTATTCGTAAATGTGCTAGGGTTCAACTTATTAAGAATGGCAAAAAGATTGCAGCTTTTGTTCCTAATGATGGTTGTTTAAACTATATAGAAGAAAAT GATGAAGTGTTGATTGCTGGATTTGGACGAAAGGGTCATGCCGTGGGAGATATTCCTGGTGTCAGATTCAAGGTGGTGAAGGTGTCTGGTGTATCTCTCCTTGCCCTCTTTAAGGAGAAAAAGGAGAAGCCTAGATCTTAG